The Leishmania panamensis strain MHOM/PA/94/PSC-1 chromosome 19 sequence genome contains the following window.
CCAGTACCAGTGTACATGTGTAGGGCGTGAGTTTCAATGTGCGCCTGGTGACCCTCCTAACCCTTCTCCCATCCtacgtgcgcatgtgtgtatgtcttgctgagcagcaggagcaagaGCGACGCCCCCATATGCGTGCAAAGAAGACCCAtggggagtgggaggggcGGTCGCTTCATGTTATAACGTTGATGTAAGAGAGGCCGAGTACGTGTGCCCAAGAAGACTCCATACTTCTGTGCGTGTCGAtctgtctctcttgccctctttctctccctcccctccccctcgcccgcTCGCTTGCCCCACCGCGCCATCGagctccttttcctctcatGCCTCTTcgttcgtctctctctccctctctctctttacctgTCACCTTTAACCTGATACTGTTAATACAGAGCGAAAGCAAGAGAGCCACAGAAAGAGGGGTCTACCCTGTGCATCggagcgcccccccccccccccatgcACGGGAATTTCTTTGTGGGCGCGTGCGTTGCGTGGTTGACAAGGCAGACAGGCAAGTGCTCGTTTTCACACCGAGGCATCATCGTCAAGCCTGCTTTCTTCCACGATTTTGCCACCCTTCACGCGTCCTCGCCCAGTCGTTCATGTCCGCCTTgctcctctcactctcttgcCTCATTTTCCCCACCGtcaccaccccccttttGGGGGGGCCTTTGCTTTCCGTTCCTTCTGTTTTGTGGCATCTTGGCTGCGCGTGTAAGAGCGTCGGGGTGTGACTGTGTCGCCAGAGCTGTGAAggcagaaggagagggacaCGCACCTCGTGCCGTAGCACCACAGACCAGTGGTGCCTGCGCACGTCTCTCTGCGTTTACGCATCTGGGTGCGCTGCCGTTACCATTGTGCTGTGTTCCTTTCATTGAGTGCTGAGCTGCCCACACCTTTCTCTAGCACACGCcggcctgcggcagcgctccgcTGGCTTCACGTGCACCAGTTGGACCACATACATGCGCCCACGTACGCcgtgtctttctctgctcatcccccgcccccccccctcctcccccaaagggaggaaagacCGAAGCGAACACACATAATACGCGCATTTTTGTTGGTTCGCCGCGCATATCGGCacatttttttctcttgccgctgttgttgtccccattcccttcccttcccccccccccccccccctttcatAGAGCACAGAAGAACAGGAACgaagacagagggagggctTGCCTGTGGTtcgacacacccacacacctacacacacagcggcaggcactggtggggaggagagtaggggcgagagagaaactgTACTTCTGCTGTCAAAGCCTGCATCGCGGATTGCTGCCGctccccgctctctctcccttctgcgCTCTCCCCATTCGCTTTCctgccgcccccccccttcccttcatCTCCTTATCATAGGCGCACAAAGACACACGTACAGATAGAGGTACCCACCAGCGCAGAGCGGAGTGCCTGGACCCTGTTCTCTGCTCTTCTATGCTATGCACTACGCTTCGACTGCCACTTTGTCTCTCTCAAACAAGCGACTAACAGCAACGTTGTTAGCTGTGGGTGGCAGGCATCCGTGAAGTGGTGCGCCCTCCCACAGTGTGCCCTTCGCGGGAAGAGGCTTGTACTGTATCATAATACACGCGCATACAGCGAGGGACTAACTTGAGCCCTGGCAATGTCCTCTCCAGCGCTGACGTACCCCTCGAGCGGTGAGTTCAACGTGCTCGTGCAGCGCTTCAAGTTGCTCAATCTCGTACAGCGCGTAGCCCACCGTGACGTGGCCGAGATGCTGGACACGGTCGGACTGGAGGGGCTTTCACGCAAAGGCACGCTGTCGCGGTGGGCGTGGGGTGAACCAACGctcgacgacgatgacagcACTGTGGGGAAGGTGCCTCCTCGGGGAGCCGCGTCAAGGCACCGATTGAAGGAGAACAGACCCCGCACCTCGCCCTCTACCCAccgcgtctccctccccgtcAGTGGACGTCTAGTTACCCCGCCCCGTATGCAATTTGGGCGACCCACCTCCGGCTTTGACGCCcgcatcgcagcagcgcggtggagcagcggcatgGAAAAGGCCAGCAGTGCAACTGACTCGCTGCGTCGTTCGCACCTGTCTACTCGGCAAAACACTGCAGGAGAAGTTGACAGTGCAGCGCCTTCGACGATGACGCGACGCCCGTACGGTGTCCGGCGCCCACGTCGAATTCTGCACCGCAGTCCCTCTGAACGCGAGGCGTTCTTTTCTCGGCTCGCGAAGCCACGCCAGCGACCCGGCGCGCTTGTGGAGGAGGTTTTGCTgtacgacgacgaggcggtgccaccggcgcccagccgccgcggcaATGACGATGCGCAGTTGTGGCGCGACACTACCGGTCATCATGTATCTGAACTCGCAGCGAGGGATGGACGAGACAGGTATGACGCCGGTGCCTACGGAAGGCGCTGTGGTTCCACTGTCACCTCTGCTGTACTTGCAGCACCGCAACGGCGCCCGTCCCCCAGCGTGTATGCCTTCCACCACAAAGACTCGCGTTCCCGTTCCTACGCACCGCTACAgccttccacctcctctccgcacAGGCGGGCAGCCGGCCCACGTAATACGCGCTGTGGGGAAGAAGTCGTCGGTGAGCTTCAGGGCTACCAAGCGACACATCGCGGCCCTACTGGTCGGCTGTATTCACAGCACGATGTGTCAGCGGAGGACGACCCACACGACGTCTCCTTtacggcaccgccgtcgcgtTACCAGTTGCTTGACGCACCATCATCCTCGTCGGAGGATCCAGCGCGCGTGCGGAGCTTGAGCCCGGCGCTACTCGGAAGCCAAGACGCCGCCAACACAACGCCTCTCGGAGGCCGCCCGCACGAGAATCAGCACCTCGCAGATGCCTCCGTAAACATCTCGCTCTCAACGCCCCTGAAGACGACGCCCGATACCGACGTCGCTGCATCGCCTATCACCGGCGGCGACACTTCATCTTTTGCCACAGCGGCCCCCACGGAggggcagcgccgccgccaaggcagcggcgctgccgccggcaaTCACCCTCCAGGTCTACCTCAGATGCAACTTCCTCCCTACAGCGCTTCCAGTGACGTCTACGAAGTGGAGGACGTCTGCCAGGGGGGCGACAGCGCACGAGGGCAGATGGTTCGAACAGGCAGTGGATATTTGCGTGCTAGTGGACTTAACAGTGAAACCACATCACTCTCGCAGTTCCCCCAGTCACCACGCTTTGGCCGCGGTCTGGCACCAAAGGCAAAGCCGAAGGGTGCCGTGGAAAGTTCGAGCGTGCCGTTCGAGGCCGTGCGACAGGAGAGTTACCGCCTGTCGCGCTCCAGCTCTGTCGTGCACAACCccgacagcagcaactgGGACGCTGGTGCACAGAACACCTACACGGCCACGTCGCCAGCGCGGCCGCGGCCCCGCTCCTCTAGCGCGCTTACTCCGCCGACTACATCAGgcttcggcagcagcaggggccTGCGGTCCCCAAAGCCATACACTGTCACAGTAAAGACTATGGCGGTCGACAATGTAGGTGGTAGTACTGAGTACAGTCGGCCGAGCGACGCCTCACCATTGACAGCGGGCCGAGCAGCCGCATCTCCGATGTGGCACTCATCACTCTatgacgacgctgctgccgtagcCACACCGGTGGGTAGCCAGCTCAGTGCCACCGCGAAGAAATCGTTTGTGGAGCTCTCCGCTGCCATCGACCACATGCTGCTCGACCATCAGCAGTTACTGCGCCAAGTGTACAAGGAGACCCTTGCCCCGGGTCTCGGAGCGGCAGGGCAAGCAGCCGGTTCTGCAGTGGCGTCTCGGTCGTTAGTGAAGGCCAGCAGAGTTCccgccagcgacgccgcagATTCTCAGGACTCTTCGTTGGAGGTTCACTCGAAGGGCCGCGGTGTTGCAATCGTGCAGGCAGCCCGCTACACCGGCGGCGAGGACGCCACAATTGAAGTGGACCTCGACAGCAATGCCAACACAAGCGAAGTGGATGCGATGCTGCATCCGGCGCGTGGCGAGTTGGAAGATGAGATGCTTCTCTACACAcaactgcagcaccagctaACCCAGCTGGACGCGGATATCGTCCGCCTTGGGCTGGAGAGCGCCAACGACGAGTCTGCACAGGGAGGCGACGGCGAAAGGGGTGACGATGCAGGCGGCGCGTCAGCCCTTCGACAGAGCTCATTTATGCCGCACTCTTCGTCGCTCAacaaagcagcggtggcacagcCAGCGCCTTGCCAGCGTAGCCGCGGAGGGATGCCGGAGGCGATCGTGCAGCGGCTCTGTGCCTACCGAATGGACAACTTTCAGTATATCGCCTACAACGAGCGTTTATGGAACACCAGCTGCACCTCACAGTTTGTGTTTGCACAGCGGCTCACAGCTGCGATAACTGAGGAGTGCTGGGGCGAGGTGATGGCGGAGGTCTGCTCCATCATGGACGACTACGTCGACGGTCTGGCCGACCATGAGCTGCAGTAGCGACGTACGagttctttttccttctttccagCGTgtccgcccccctcccccccactaCGAGCCAGTCACACCCgagacgcgcacaccaccgcagcccaTTGATGCCGCGCTGTTGCACTGCGGCTGAACCTCGGGCTGTCTAGGACAATCCGTCCTGCCGTCGGATCGGGCCAGCTTCAGGCCAGGGTCCCGCCTCCCCTCGGAGACGCTGCACCCTGCCTCTATGC
Protein-coding sequences here:
- a CDS encoding hypothetical protein (TriTrypDB/GeneDB-style sysID: LpmP.19.0430) codes for the protein MSSPALTYPSSGEFNVLVQRFKLLNLVQRVAHRDVAEMLDTVGLEGLSRKGTLSRWAWGEPTLDDDDSTVGKVPPRGAASRHRLKENRPRTSPSTHRVSLPVSGRLVTPPRMQFGRPTSGFDARIAAARWSSGMEKASSATDSLRRSHLSTRQNTAGEVDSAAPSTMTRRPYGVRRPRRILHRSPSEREAFFSRLAKPRQRPGALVEEVLLYDDEAVPPAPSRRGNDDAQLWRDTTGHHVSELAARDGRDRYDAGAYGRRCGSTVTSAVLAAPQRRPSPSVYAFHHKDSRSRSYAPLQPSTSSPHRRAAGPRNTRCGEEVVGELQGYQATHRGPTGRLYSQHDVSAEDDPHDVSFTAPPSRYQLLDAPSSSSEDPARVRSLSPALLGSQDAANTTPLGGRPHENQHLADASVNISLSTPLKTTPDTDVAASPITGGDTSSFATAAPTEGQRRRQGSGAAAGNHPPGLPQMQLPPYSASSDVYEVEDVCQGGDSARGQMVRTGSGYLRASGLNSETTSLSQFPQSPRFGRGLAPKAKPKGAVESSSVPFEAVRQESYRLSRSSSVVHNPDSSNWDAGAQNTYTATSPARPRPRSSSALTPPTTSGFGSSRGLRSPKPYTVTVKTMAVDNVGGSTEYSRPSDASPLTAGRAAASPMWHSSLYDDAAAVATPVGSQLSATAKKSFVELSAAIDHMLLDHQQLLRQVYKETLAPGLGAAGQAAGSAVASRSLVKASRVPASDAADSQDSSLEVHSKGRGVAIVQAARYTGGEDATIEVDLDSNANTSEVDAMLHPARGELEDEMLLYTQLQHQLTQLDADIVRLGLESANDESAQGGDGERGDDAGGASALRQSSFMPHSSSLNKAAVAQPAPCQRSRGGMPEAIVQRLCAYRMDNFQYIAYNERLWNTSCTSQFVFAQRLTAAITEECWGEVMAEVCSIMDDYVDGLADHELQ